The Anastrepha ludens isolate Willacy chromosome 2, idAnaLude1.1, whole genome shotgun sequence genome contains a region encoding:
- the LOC128858814 gene encoding uncharacterized protein LOC128858814, with translation MSKVNAPMKVLYLVFLCFALCDFTTATQIKCAEYNEYCQEHWECCSNTCLTYSYRCIGKKRPTPAVERPTLTFEELLESIAQSNIIPKYEYNQPQTNNRGKSGTTLKSLLNNNREWEGVQAEEPVLQDRFAAVEARSGANGPEYIFFVLLPQEAARKAKQLEQQTQSPIGDNPTIVKVVDAQEAVTESDAVETSTEPCKPNGAKCYRNEECCTQRCHGFLHQCVT, from the exons ATGTCGAAAGTAAACGCTCCAATGAAAGTtctgtatttagtttttttatgctttGCGCTTTGTGATTTCACTACAGCAACGCAGATAAAATGCGCAGAGTATAATGAATAT TGTCAAGAACATTGGGAGTGCTGTTCCAATACGTGCTTAACCTACTCCTATCGCTGTATTGGGAAAAAGCGTCCCACTCCTGCAGTCGAACGTCCCACCTTGACTTTTGAAGAGCTCTTAGAAAGCATTGCTCAGTCTAATATAATTCCCAAATATGAGTATAATCAACCACAAACCAATAATCGGGGAAAATCTGGAACAACTTTGAAAAGTTTACTGAATAACAACCGTGAGTGGGAGGGAGTGCAAGCAGAAGAGCCAGTTCTTCAAGACCGCTTTGCAGCTGTCGAAGCGAGGAGTGGTGCGAATGGACCAGAGtatatcttttttgttttactaccGCAAGAAGCGGCGCGGAAAGCAAAGCAAttggaacaacaaacacaaTCACCAATCGGCGACAATCCGACCATTGTAAAAGTAGTAGATGCCCAAGAAGCTGTAACTGAAAGTGATGCTGTAGAAACTTCAACGGAGCCCTGCAAACCAAATGGCGCAAAG tgcTATCGAAACGAAGAATGTTGTACCCAACGCTGTCATGGCTTTTTGCATCAATGCGTTACATAG